The genomic DNA AGAAGTTTCGCTTTCTTAAGCAGGCCTTGCCCGAAGGACGGGACCAGGATGTCAGTCACATGGCATTAAAGGATTCTGGGTATACGGTAGCCTGTGATCTCCTCGTCAAGCGCTACAACAATCCACGTCTCCACTTTATGCACACCATGGCGGCACTGTATGGTCTTGAGTCGGTTCCCAAGGAAGCTGCAGAAGGTATAAGGCGCGTGCTAACCCTGGCTAATGTTTGCATTAGTGATCTTCgacgtttaaaaataaacattgattCCTGCGATCACTGGCTAGTGCATCATCTGTTAACCAAACTACCAAGCAGCACTACGCAACCGTGGGAGCACTCATTGGGGAGCTCCACCGTGATTCCAACCTTTTCGATGTTGGAGACTTTCCTGCTGGAGCGCTTAGTTAGCATCGACCTACTCGAAAATCGAAATCAACCACTTGGAACTCGTTCAGCACCAGGACAATCTTCCCATCCATGTGCGCCTAACCAATCATACTTCAATTCCACTAACCGCCACAGTTTTCATGTGACTACGGAAATGGGAGCACCCCAGTGCACTCTCTGCCAAAGAAACCATGTTCTTCGGAGATGCCCCAGTTTTCTCGCCAAGGATTGCTTTGCTCGTAAGACGATCGTCGATCGCATAAAAGCATGCCTCAATTGTCTCAGCACAGGCCACGCGCTAAGTCACTGCGGCAGCCTCGCAATTGCTTACAGTGCGGCCAACGCCACCATACGCTACTGCATTTTCCGAACATAGCAACCCAGCCTACCAACTCTGCCCTATCGCGACAGCCAGCCCTATCGCGAACGGTGTCCATAGCGCGCAGGGCACCCAACAGAGCGTAGCATCCCGCTCATCTGTTTTGTCTCAACAGCACAGCCTAGCCCCCGGCTTAACTGCTTCGAAAGAGACGCAACTCCTCAGCGCAGTTGCCACCTATCAAAGTCCATCCACCACGATTCTCGCCACGGCCCTAATCCGAATTGTCAACGACCAAACGGGACAATCTGTTTTAGCCAGAGCGTTGATTGACCATGGCTCGGAAGGAACACTTATCACCGAAAGCTTAGTACAGactagggttgttggtttttgaaaaaatatcgtattgatgatatttgctgtgaaaaaaatatcaatcgataatattcagaaatatcacccaaaaaaatcgatatatcgagtattttcgatattttttatagtcagTCTAAATCTATAGtctaaatttgaaaaaaggttatttttatagccgtgcagagggtattataattttgtccaaaagtgcgcaacgcagtgaaggagacatctctgaccctataaagtatatatattcttgatcaggatcacctcctgagttgatatgagcatgtccgtctgtccgtctgtccgtctgtccgtctgtctgtttctacgcaaactagtctctcagttttaaagctatcgtcttgaaactttgcacacacccttctttcctttgcacgcagtatataagtcggaacggccgggatcggccgactataccctatagctgccatataactgattgatcggaaatggtataactttggtgtttttagagttagagagttcaaatttgacatgaaagctatttttggcaaaataatacgacatgccaaatttcataaggatcggccgactatatcctatagctgccatataactgaacgatcggaaatgacccaacttttgtgtttttgaagatagaaagctggaacttggtacagattatattttgatccatcctaccaaatttcataaggatcggccaactatatccgatgtttgcgatatatatccggttttagctgcaagggtatat from Drosophila bipectinata strain 14024-0381.07 unplaced genomic scaffold, DbipHiC1v2 scaffold_247, whole genome shotgun sequence includes the following:
- the LOC138927406 gene encoding uncharacterized protein gives rise to the protein MGIDDEKTGTQANPSPSDQFAGLHARQKDLWNRLTQLERNFKKDSQSRKSKHYFLQRLSTLKDLSTLFDANHQQLVDQLCPSQHVYFSDNLYERFVEEHQHIFCNISEEYDNKFSVIAQGSPPIESVTPILSSNIPLPKLPVPRFSGSFTDWPSFYDGFLQLIHDNNTLSNIQKFRFLKQALPEGRDQDVSHMALKDSGYTVACDLLVKRYNNPRLHFMHTMAALYGLESVPKEAAEGIRRVLTLANVCISDLRRLKINIDSCDHWLVHHLLTKLPSSTTQPWEHSLGSSTVIPTFSMLETFLLERLVSIDLLENRNQPLGTRSAPGQSSHPCAPNQSYFNSTNRHSFHVTTEMGAPQCTLCQRNHVLRRCPSFLAKDCFARKTIVDRIKACLNCLSTGHALSHCGSLAIAYSAANATIRYCIFRT